Proteins encoded by one window of uncultured Methanobrevibacter sp.:
- a CDS encoding METTL5 family protein, which produces MKKITKKKHLEIAIQNVPKHPKPKIELEQYSTPAIIAADLLWNAYSFGDIIGKNIMDLGCGTGVFAIASKLLGATSAIGIDIDKDSIDLASSYCTDVDFICSDICKLNDDFDVDTIFQNPPFGSQKNAKKGQDLKFIKKAIDLNPSVLYSFHMASTQKFLIDFFEKHNLKITHIFRYDFPIPKIYEFHTKESSNVEVIVIRATL; this is translated from the coding sequence ATGAAAAAAATTACTAAAAAGAAACATTTAGAAATAGCCATACAAAATGTTCCAAAGCATCCAAAACCTAAAATAGAGTTGGAACAGTATTCTACACCAGCTATTATTGCAGCTGATTTATTATGGAATGCTTATTCATTTGGGGATATTATAGGTAAAAATATTATGGATTTGGGATGTGGAACTGGAGTATTTGCAATAGCATCAAAATTATTAGGTGCAACTTCAGCTATTGGTATTGATATTGATAAGGATTCAATTGATTTAGCTAGTAGTTATTGTACTGATGTTGATTTTATATGTAGTGATATTTGTAAATTAAATGATGATTTTGATGTGGATACTATTTTTCAAAACCCTCCTTTCGGATCACAAAAAAATGCTAAAAAAGGTCAGGATTTAAAATTTATTAAAAAAGCTATTGATTTAAATCCTAGTGTATTATATTCATTTCACATGGCATCAACTCAAAAGTTTTTAATTGATTTTTTTGAAAAACATAATTTAAAAATTACTCATATTTTTAGATATGATTTTCCTATTCCTAAGATTTATGAATTTCATACAAAAGAATCATCAAATGTGGAAGTAATAGTTATTCGTGCTACACTTTAG
- the yciH gene encoding stress response translation initiation inhibitor YciH: MSKICDVCGLPEELCVCEEIAREVQTVKVFTVRRRFGKLMTIIEGIDEHDIDIKELTKTLKAKCACGGTSKNGQIELQGDHKVRVKEVLSDMGFSSDTIEIRESKKNNKKRRR, translated from the coding sequence ATGTCAAAAATCTGTGATGTTTGTGGGCTTCCCGAAGAGCTTTGTGTTTGTGAAGAAATTGCACGTGAAGTTCAAACTGTAAAAGTATTTACAGTAAGAAGAAGATTCGGAAAACTCATGACTATTATCGAAGGTATAGATGAACACGATATTGATATCAAAGAACTCACAAAAACTCTTAAAGCAAAATGTGCTTGTGGAGGTACTTCTAAAAACGGTCAAATAGAACTTCAAGGGGATCATAAAGTAAGAGTCAAAGAAGTTTTATCTGACATGGGTTTTTCATCAGATACAATTGAAATTCGTGAATCTAAGAAAAATAATAAAAAAAGAAGAAGGTAA
- a CDS encoding 50S ribosomal protein L14, with protein MKALTSNVSKALPIGATLQCVDNTGAREIEIISVKGFKGVRRRLDVAGVGDLVVASVKKGTADMRREVVNAVVIRQKKEYMRADGLRVKFEDNAAVIITPEGILKGSEVRGPVAKEAADRWPSVGSAASILV; from the coding sequence ATGAAAGCATTAACATCAAATGTGTCTAAAGCATTACCAATTGGAGCTACTCTCCAATGTGTAGATAATACTGGTGCACGTGAAATCGAAATTATATCTGTAAAAGGTTTTAAAGGTGTAAGAAGGAGATTGGACGTTGCTGGTGTTGGAGATTTAGTTGTTGCTTCTGTTAAAAAAGGAACTGCTGATATGAGAAGAGAAGTTGTAAACGCTGTTGTAATTAGGCAAAAAAAAGAATACATGCGTGCTGACGGGCTTCGTGTTAAATTTGAAGATAATGCAGCAGTTATCATCACTCCAGAAGGAATCTTAAAAGGATCTGAAGTAAGGGGTCCTGTTGCTAAAGAAGCAGCTGACAGATGGCCTAGTGTAGGTAGTGCAGCAAGTATTTTAGTATAG
- the rpl3p gene encoding 50S ribosomal protein L3 translates to MVRHHQPRKGSVAFSPRKRAAKETPRIKSWPQNDEPKLLGLAGYKVGMTHALVIDSDKNSPTSGMEVFTPVTVLEVPPVVVMGIRAYEKTSRGLKVITEVLADNLDEELSRKISLPKEYNKSEAIAKIQGVLDKTEDIKVLVHTNPKVTSVPKKKPDIFECGIGGANPEEKLNTALELLGNEVKASDILNEGQFVDAIATTKGKGFQGVVKRWGIRIQYGKAVRAGKGRHVGSIGPWTPSRTMWTVAQAGQMGYHKRTEFNKKILKIASADEVDQINPDGGFVKYGLVKNDYVLVKGSLPGPSKRLVILRQPIRPNKKSEDIPQINYVSTKSKQGV, encoded by the coding sequence ATGGTAAGACATCACCAGCCAAGAAAAGGTTCTGTTGCTTTTAGTCCAAGGAAAAGAGCAGCTAAAGAAACCCCTAGAATAAAATCTTGGCCACAAAATGATGAACCAAAATTACTCGGCCTCGCAGGTTATAAAGTTGGTATGACTCACGCTTTAGTGATTGATTCTGACAAAAACTCTCCAACTAGTGGAATGGAAGTTTTCACTCCAGTAACTGTATTGGAAGTACCTCCAGTCGTAGTAATGGGAATTAGAGCATACGAAAAAACTTCTCGTGGATTAAAAGTGATCACCGAAGTACTTGCAGATAATTTAGATGAAGAACTCTCAAGGAAAATTTCTCTTCCTAAAGAATATAATAAATCTGAAGCTATTGCAAAAATACAAGGTGTATTAGACAAAACTGAAGATATTAAAGTTTTAGTCCATACTAATCCAAAAGTAACTAGCGTACCTAAGAAAAAACCAGATATATTTGAATGTGGTATTGGAGGAGCAAATCCTGAAGAAAAATTAAATACTGCATTAGAATTATTAGGTAATGAAGTAAAAGCTAGTGACATCTTAAATGAAGGTCAATTTGTAGATGCAATTGCAACTACTAAAGGAAAAGGATTCCAAGGTGTAGTTAAAAGATGGGGAATCAGAATTCAATATGGTAAAGCTGTAAGGGCAGGTAAAGGAAGACACGTAGGTTCTATTGGACCTTGGACTCCATCAAGAACCATGTGGACTGTAGCACAAGCAGGTCAAATGGGATACCATAAAAGAACTGAGTTTAATAAAAAAATCTTAAAAATCGCATCTGCTGATGAAGTTGATCAAATTAATCCAGATGGTGGATTTGTAAAATATGGTCTTGTTAAAAATGACTATGTTTTAGTAAAAGGTTCATTACCAGGTCCATCTAAAAGATTAGTTATTTTAAGACAACCTATTAGACCTAATAAAAAGTCTGAGGACATACCTCAAATAAATTATGTAAGTACAAAATCTAAACAAGGGGTCTAA
- the rplX gene encoding 50S ribosomal protein L24 translates to MSKQPRKQRKALYNAPAHARGKHMSATLSKDLRSDIGKRSLPIRKGDKVKVLRGDFKGHEGEVLGVDYGSYKVTIEEVTLSKPDGTAVFLPVDPSNLMIIDVDMDDDRRIKNVTGDN, encoded by the coding sequence ATGTCAAAACAACCAAGAAAACAAAGAAAAGCTCTTTATAATGCTCCTGCTCATGCACGTGGAAAACACATGAGTGCTACTTTAAGTAAAGACTTAAGATCAGACATTGGTAAAAGATCTTTACCTATTAGGAAAGGAGATAAAGTTAAAGTTCTCCGTGGAGATTTTAAAGGACATGAAGGAGAAGTTCTCGGTGTAGATTATGGTTCATACAAAGTAACTATTGAAGAAGTAACCTTATCAAAACCTGACGGAACTGCAGTTTTCCTTCCAGTAGATCCATCTAACTTAATGATTATTGATGTAGATATGGATGACGATAGAAGAATTAAAAATGTAACAGGAGATAATTAA
- the rpmC gene encoding 50S ribosomal protein L29, giving the protein MAILRSKEIWDMEVDEIQDKLVELRAELSKNVSKSAAAGVIENPGKIRELKRTIARVLTILNEKQKEN; this is encoded by the coding sequence ATGGCGATTTTAAGAAGTAAAGAAATTTGGGACATGGAAGTTGATGAGATTCAAGATAAATTAGTTGAACTCAGAGCTGAATTATCCAAAAATGTTTCTAAAAGTGCAGCTGCTGGGGTAATTGAAAACCCGGGAAAAATTAGAGAATTGAAAAGAACAATTGCTCGTGTTCTTACAATATTGAATGAAAAACAGAAGGAGAATTAA
- a CDS encoding 50S ribosomal protein L2, whose product MGKRLIIQRRGRGTPAHRVASHRFKDKIRYRSYDALEKEGSIKGIVTDIVHDPARTAPIAEVKFENGEKKFILAPESIQIDDEIECGISAPIKFGNTLPLAEIPEGTPIYDIENTPGDGGRFVRSSGTYASLITHDANQSVVELPSGELKYLNPKCRASIGVVAGGGRKEKPFLKAGNRWHAYKAKGKKFMTVRGVAMNAVDHPHGGGNRQHPGRPTTVSRHAPPGRKVGSIAAKRTGLKR is encoded by the coding sequence ATGGGAAAACGATTAATAATTCAAAGAAGAGGAAGAGGAACTCCTGCTCACCGTGTTGCTTCTCATCGTTTTAAAGATAAAATTAGATACAGATCTTACGATGCATTAGAAAAAGAAGGTAGTATTAAAGGAATCGTTACTGATATTGTACACGACCCAGCAAGAACTGCTCCAATTGCAGAAGTAAAATTTGAAAATGGTGAAAAGAAATTTATCTTAGCACCTGAAAGCATTCAAATTGATGATGAAATTGAATGTGGTATTTCTGCTCCAATTAAATTTGGTAATACTTTGCCTCTTGCTGAAATTCCAGAAGGAACTCCTATTTATGATATTGAAAATACTCCTGGGGATGGAGGTCGTTTTGTAAGATCATCTGGAACTTATGCTTCTTTAATTACTCATGATGCAAATCAATCTGTTGTAGAATTACCATCTGGTGAATTAAAATACTTAAATCCAAAATGCCGTGCAAGTATAGGTGTTGTAGCTGGAGGAGGAAGAAAAGAAAAACCATTCCTTAAAGCAGGTAACAGATGGCATGCTTATAAAGCTAAAGGTAAGAAATTCATGACTGTAAGAGGAGTAGCTATGAATGCTGTAGATCACCCTCATGGGGGAGGTAACAGACAACATCCTGGTCGTCCAACTACTGTTTCAAGACATGCACCACCAGGAAGAAAAGTTGGTTCAATTGCAGCTAAAAGAACAGGATTAAAAAGATAG
- the rpsS gene encoding 30S ribosomal protein S19, which translates to MARKIFKYKGYTLEELQDMSLEEVMELFPARQRRSLKRGFLPRQQIVLDKMRKLNKEGSKDGRPVVIRTHCRDMIVLPEMVGTTFGIYNGQNFVEVTIEPEMIGCYFGEFAPTRQKVQHGDPGMGATRSSMFVPLK; encoded by the coding sequence TTGGCAAGAAAAATATTTAAATATAAAGGTTATACTCTTGAAGAATTACAAGACATGTCTTTAGAGGAAGTAATGGAATTATTCCCTGCAAGACAAAGAAGATCTTTAAAAAGAGGATTTTTACCAAGACAACAAATTGTTTTGGATAAAATGAGAAAGTTAAATAAAGAAGGCAGTAAAGATGGCAGGCCTGTTGTAATTAGGACTCATTGTAGAGATATGATTGTTTTACCTGAAATGGTTGGAACAACTTTCGGTATTTACAATGGTCAAAATTTTGTTGAAGTTACAATCGAACCAGAAATGATTGGTTGTTACTTTGGTGAATTTGCACCAACAAGACAAAAAGTTCAACATGGAGACCCGGGTATGGGAGCTACAAGATCATCTATGTTTGTACCACTTAAATAG
- a CDS encoding 30S ribosomal protein S14, protein MPRKYGKAAKKCTRCGDHSAMISRYGLNLCRQCFREIAPKIGFKKYN, encoded by the coding sequence TTGCCAAGAAAATATGGAAAAGCTGCAAAAAAATGTACTCGTTGCGGAGACCACTCTGCTATGATTAGTAGATATGGACTTAACTTATGCAGACAATGCTTTAGGGAAATAGCTCCTAAAATAGGTTTTAAAAAATATAATTAG
- a CDS encoding 30S ribosomal protein S3, which translates to MIEKDFVTEGLKRTRIDEYLEKELERAGYGGMDVQITPLGTMVVVYAERPGMVIGRGGKNVRAITSTLKNEFGLDNPQIEVKEVNVPELNPKIMAYKIANMLQRGMHFRRVAYSTIRRIMGAGAQGVEVTISGKIRGSRSAVAKFVEGYIKKCGEPSIRLVEEGFATVQLKPGVLGIYVRIMPPETVLPDSVEIIEPKITEEIIEDGEVVEVEELDDIDEIVEDEIVEEVEDLDELEEIVEEESAEEAKEDS; encoded by the coding sequence ATGATAGAAAAAGATTTTGTCACTGAGGGCCTTAAAAGAACCAGAATTGATGAATACTTAGAAAAAGAACTTGAAAGAGCAGGATACGGGGGTATGGATGTTCAAATTACACCTTTAGGTACTATGGTCGTTGTTTATGCAGAAAGACCAGGTATGGTAATTGGTAGAGGTGGAAAAAACGTAAGGGCTATAACAAGTACTCTTAAAAACGAATTTGGTTTAGATAATCCTCAAATTGAAGTTAAAGAAGTAAATGTTCCTGAACTCAACCCAAAAATCATGGCTTACAAAATAGCTAACATGTTACAAAGAGGTATGCATTTCAGAAGAGTTGCTTACTCTACTATTCGTAGAATTATGGGTGCTGGAGCTCAAGGTGTAGAAGTTACTATTTCTGGTAAAATTAGAGGTTCAAGATCTGCTGTAGCTAAATTTGTTGAAGGTTACATCAAAAAATGTGGTGAACCATCAATCAGATTAGTTGAAGAAGGATTTGCTACAGTTCAATTAAAACCAGGTGTACTTGGTATTTATGTAAGAATCATGCCTCCAGAAACTGTATTACCTGATTCAGTCGAAATCATCGAACCTAAAATAACTGAAGAAATCATCGAAGACGGCGAAGTAGTTGAAGTTGAAGAACTTGATGATATTGATGAAATCGTTGAAGATGAAATCGTTGAAGAAGTAGAAGATCTCGATGAATTAGAAGAGATTGTTGAAGAGGAATCTGCTGAAGAAGCAAAAGAGGATAGTTAA
- the rnp1 gene encoding ribonuclease P protein component 1 has protein sequence MITKDNLVHHEFIGLSVSVDSISNKSLRLKGTVIDETKNTIKIEVNDDVEKIIPKIGSIFVFELPTGEKVEINGNILSIRPEDRIKKRFKKI, from the coding sequence ATGATTACTAAAGATAATTTAGTCCATCATGAGTTTATTGGATTAAGTGTAAGTGTTGATAGTATATCTAATAAATCTCTTAGATTAAAAGGAACTGTTATTGATGAGACAAAGAATACCATTAAAATTGAAGTTAATGATGATGTTGAAAAAATAATTCCAAAAATTGGGTCAATATTTGTATTTGAACTTCCAACTGGTGAAAAAGTTGAAATTAATGGTAATATTTTGTCAATTCGTCCTGAAGATAGAATAAAAAAAAGATTTAAAAAAATATAA
- a CDS encoding 30S ribosomal protein S17: MVGLNVQEPETTCDDPNCPFHGTLPLRGQVLEGIVVSDKAERTITVERSYYKFIRKYERYEKRKSKINVHKPDCFNVNVGDSVKVAECRPLSKTKHFVLVEVKGE; this comes from the coding sequence ATGGTTGGGCTTAATGTTCAAGAACCAGAAACTACATGTGATGATCCTAACTGCCCATTTCATGGAACTTTACCTTTAAGAGGTCAAGTTCTTGAAGGAATTGTAGTGAGTGACAAAGCAGAAAGGACTATTACTGTTGAACGTAGTTACTATAAATTCATAAGAAAATATGAAAGATATGAAAAAAGGAAATCTAAAATTAATGTTCACAAACCAGATTGCTTTAATGTGAATGTTGGAGATTCTGTAAAAGTTGCAGAATGCAGACCATTAAGTAAAACTAAACATTTTGTTTTAGTTGAAGTTAAAGGAGAGTAA
- a CDS encoding 50S ribosomal protein L5 yields the protein MNPMNEVQISKATVSIGVGEAGEKLSRAITLLEQMFDQTPVKTFSKVTNPEFGIRKRQPIACKLTLRGEKADKAIEMVLEGINKNIKPTQFDNQGNLSFGIKEHIDIPGMKYNPDIGIFGMNVSVTFEKPGYRIAKRRIQQKKVPVKHRISKEETMKYMEDNFNVNYVTE from the coding sequence ATGAACCCAATGAACGAAGTACAAATTTCTAAAGCTACTGTCAGCATTGGTGTTGGAGAAGCAGGTGAAAAATTATCTCGTGCTATAACTCTCTTAGAACAAATGTTCGATCAAACTCCAGTTAAAACATTTTCTAAAGTTACCAATCCAGAATTTGGTATTAGAAAACGTCAACCAATCGCATGTAAATTAACTTTACGTGGAGAAAAAGCTGATAAGGCTATTGAAATGGTTTTAGAAGGAATTAATAAAAATATCAAACCTACCCAATTTGATAACCAAGGAAATCTTTCCTTTGGTATTAAAGAACATATTGATATTCCAGGTATGAAATATAATCCTGATATTGGAATTTTTGGTATGAATGTATCTGTTACTTTTGAGAAACCAGGTTACAGGATTGCTAAAAGAAGAATCCAACAAAAGAAAGTTCCTGTAAAACATAGAATTTCTAAAGAAGAAACTATGAAATATATGGAAGATAATTTTAATGTCAATTATGTGACAGAATAA
- a CDS encoding 50S ribosomal protein L23 produces the protein MDSYSIIIKPHVTEKTMNLIDRNNEITFVVKRTANKGQIKKAFEELYEEKVAKVTTHITPRGNKVAFIKLVEEEMAEELAVKIGVF, from the coding sequence ATGGATTCATACTCAATTATTATTAAACCTCATGTTACTGAAAAAACCATGAATTTAATTGATAGGAATAATGAGATTACTTTTGTTGTAAAACGTACAGCTAATAAAGGTCAAATTAAAAAAGCTTTTGAAGAGTTATACGAAGAAAAAGTAGCTAAAGTAACTACTCATATCACTCCTCGTGGTAACAAAGTAGCATTTATTAAACTTGTTGAAGAAGAAATGGCAGAAGAACTCGCTGTCAAAATAGGAGTATTCTAA
- a CDS encoding 50S ribosomal protein L22: MANKYAYNKETNEAKTARAMAKSLKISPKHCVEICNAIRGMEVTKAKNYLEDVIDMKKSVPFKRHNRQVGHRKGQEGWAAGRYPVKAAEQVLKVLENAEANAEYKGMDTENLFIEHISSHRGVVLPGVIPRAFGRMTPFNTPTTHIQIVLQEAN; encoded by the coding sequence ATGGCTAATAAATATGCTTACAATAAAGAAACTAATGAAGCAAAAACTGCACGTGCTATGGCAAAATCTCTTAAGATTTCTCCAAAACACTGTGTTGAAATTTGCAATGCAATCAGAGGAATGGAAGTAACAAAAGCTAAAAATTACTTAGAAGATGTTATTGACATGAAAAAATCTGTTCCTTTCAAAAGACACAACAGACAAGTTGGTCACAGAAAAGGACAAGAAGGATGGGCAGCAGGTAGATACCCTGTAAAAGCAGCAGAACAAGTATTAAAAGTTTTAGAAAATGCTGAAGCTAATGCTGAGTACAAAGGTATGGATACTGAAAATTTATTCATTGAACATATCTCAAGCCACAGGGGAGTTGTACTTCCTGGAGTTATTCCAAGAGCATTTGGTAGGATGACTCCATTCAATACTCCAACTACCCATATCCAAATAGTATTACAGGAGGCTAACTAA
- the rpl4p gene encoding 50S ribosomal protein L4: protein MKANVYSMKGEVKEEIELPAIFNEEYRPDLIKRAVISAQTARVQPWGNDPKAGKRTSAKGWGSGRGTARVPRIKNGSKAAFVPMAVGGRRAHPTRAEKNHHEKINIKERRFAIRSAVAATANKELVENRGHKVADLEQVPIIVEDDICSVKTTKQTREIFQNLGVYDDITRAKEGKRIRAGRGKTRGRKYKKVKGPLLVVGEDNGIKLGARNHAGVDVVTVENLNAELLAPGTHPGRLTIFTKSAVEKLGGLFQ, encoded by the coding sequence ATGAAAGCAAATGTTTATTCAATGAAAGGGGAAGTTAAAGAAGAAATTGAACTTCCAGCTATTTTTAATGAAGAATACAGGCCAGATTTAATAAAAAGGGCTGTTATTTCAGCACAAACTGCTAGAGTACAACCATGGGGTAATGATCCTAAAGCAGGTAAAAGAACTTCTGCAAAAGGTTGGGGATCTGGTAGAGGTACTGCTAGAGTACCTAGGATTAAAAACGGTTCCAAAGCAGCATTTGTACCAATGGCTGTTGGTGGTAGACGTGCTCATCCTACAAGAGCTGAAAAAAATCATCACGAAAAAATCAACATAAAAGAAAGAAGATTTGCAATTAGATCTGCTGTAGCAGCAACTGCAAATAAAGAACTTGTTGAAAATAGAGGTCACAAAGTAGCAGATCTTGAACAAGTGCCTATTATTGTTGAAGATGATATTTGTTCTGTTAAAACTACTAAACAAACTCGTGAAATTTTCCAAAATTTAGGAGTTTACGATGATATTACCCGTGCTAAAGAAGGTAAAAGAATAAGAGCAGGTAGGGGTAAAACCAGAGGAAGAAAATACAAAAAAGTAAAAGGACCTCTTTTAGTAGTTGGTGAAGATAATGGTATCAAATTAGGTGCAAGAAACCATGCTGGTGTAGATGTAGTGACTGTTGAAAACTTAAATGCAGAATTATTAGCACCAGGTACTCACCCAGGAAGACTTACTATTTTCACTAAATCAGCTGTTGAAAAATTAGGAGGTTTATTCCAATAA
- a CDS encoding putative RNA uridine N3 methyltransferase produces the protein MYKDELSVFIPNSFLSESKDLKVRTFKVGVLGRALAVFQIDNVVIYNDDHIKNENGEEDGEFIAEVLNYMNTPQYLRKSAFPIRSELKHVGILPPLRAPHHPVNSQPDVGDYRQGFTVKRNKKGTFVDIGMDKLAFCKEQLTVKKIFDFKITKIAKKEVIVTPDKPDDIYWGYNVISSNKSLRNSLKLIKPNLVVETTRYGDYIDSIFDELKLKVDEFKNIAILFGGPYSSIQEDVSSGNWEHIKLNTIPNQGTETVRTEEAVVATLSLFNILRF, from the coding sequence ATGTATAAAGATGAGCTATCTGTATTTATTCCAAATTCTTTTCTATCTGAATCTAAAGATCTTAAAGTTCGTACTTTCAAAGTAGGAGTTTTAGGTAGAGCTTTAGCAGTATTTCAGATTGACAATGTGGTTATTTATAATGATGATCATATTAAAAATGAAAATGGGGAAGAAGATGGAGAATTTATTGCTGAAGTTTTAAATTATATGAACACTCCTCAATATTTGAGAAAAAGTGCATTTCCTATAAGATCAGAACTTAAGCATGTAGGTATTCTCCCACCACTTAGGGCTCCTCATCATCCAGTTAATAGTCAACCAGACGTGGGTGATTATAGACAAGGATTTACTGTTAAAAGAAATAAGAAAGGAACTTTTGTAGATATAGGTATGGATAAACTTGCATTCTGCAAAGAGCAACTTACTGTTAAAAAAATTTTTGACTTTAAGATTACAAAAATTGCTAAGAAAGAAGTAATAGTCACACCTGATAAACCAGATGACATTTACTGGGGATATAATGTAATATCTTCTAATAAGAGTCTTAGAAATAGCTTAAAATTAATTAAACCAAATCTTGTTGTTGAAACTACAAGATATGGGGATTATATTGATTCTATTTTTGATGAATTAAAACTTAAAGTAGATGAATTTAAAAATATTGCTATTTTGTTTGGTGGCCCATATTCTTCAATTCAAGAAGATGTTTCTAGTGGTAATTGGGAACATATTAAATTAAATACTATTCCTAACCAAGGAACTGAAACTGTTAGAACTGAAGAGGCAGTTGTCGCTACACTTTCTTTATTCAACATTTTGAGATTTTAA
- a CDS encoding 30S ribosomal protein S4e produces the protein MAKMGSRKHLKTYKAPKTWPIHPKEDTWTVKPSAGSHSIENSLSLTLVIRDILKLADNSREAKRIINSGNVLVDGRVIKDYKFPVGFMDIIEIPKTGEVYRVLLDKKGRLQLNKIEENDSKLCKIVNKSTIKGGKIQVNLHDGKNVIIDENDYNVGDVVNLKVPDHEINEVFELKEGANVLITGGKHIGELGTVSEIIVNESSNPNTIVIENSAKDEFLTLKDYAFVVGDDAPAISLLEVNK, from the coding sequence ATGGCTAAAATGGGATCTAGAAAACATTTAAAAACATATAAAGCACCAAAAACTTGGCCTATTCATCCTAAAGAAGATACCTGGACTGTTAAACCTTCAGCAGGTTCACATTCTATTGAGAATTCTTTATCTTTAACTTTAGTTATTAGAGATATTTTAAAATTAGCTGATAATTCTAGGGAAGCTAAAAGAATCATCAACTCAGGTAATGTTCTTGTAGATGGAAGAGTAATTAAAGATTATAAATTCCCAGTTGGTTTTATGGATATTATTGAAATCCCAAAAACTGGTGAAGTTTATAGAGTTCTTTTAGATAAAAAAGGAAGATTACAATTAAACAAAATTGAAGAAAATGATAGTAAATTATGTAAAATTGTTAACAAATCTACTATTAAAGGTGGAAAAATCCAAGTTAATCTTCATGATGGTAAAAATGTAATTATTGATGAAAATGATTACAATGTTGGAGATGTTGTTAACTTAAAAGTACCTGATCACGAAATCAATGAAGTTTTCGAATTAAAAGAAGGTGCTAATGTACTTATTACTGGTGGTAAACACATTGGTGAATTAGGTACTGTTTCTGAGATTATTGTAAATGAATCTTCTAACCCTAATACTATTGTTATTGAAAATAGTGCTAAAGATGAATTTTTAACTTTAAAAGATTATGCATTTGTAGTTGGTGACGATGCACCAGCAATATCCTTATTGGAGGTTAATAAATGA